The following are encoded together in the Megalopta genalis isolate 19385.01 unplaced genomic scaffold, iyMegGena1_principal scaffold0049, whole genome shotgun sequence genome:
- the LOC143261357 gene encoding uncharacterized protein LOC143261357 produces the protein MKVVADVIAAPPTDDSYIQVKEALISRLAASEETQLRQLLSGIDLQNKRPSELLREMTLLAGKNVSDSVLCTLWLQRLPARVQEVLSVVEGVSTEKLALLADKTIERSSQYELAAIAPHVKEEARPRDPGPSLEIAELTKRIAQLEALVRDTHRGRRPERNKFRRYSSKSRSRTRDDGLCYFHGKFGENSWKCRQPCQWKGPDKRKSQGN, from the coding sequence ATGAAAGTGGTTGCCGACGTTATAGCTGCACCTCCGACGGACGACTCGTATATTCAGGTAAAAGAGGCTCTCATCTCGCGTTTAGCAGCGTCCGAAGAGACGCAATTGAGGCAGCTGCTGTCGGGAATAGATCTACAGAACAAAAGACCATCGGAACTACTGCGAGAAATGACGCTCCTCGCAGGGAAAAATGTTTCCGATAGCGTCCTATGCACGCTATGGCTACAACGGCTACCTGCCCGAGTACAAGAGGTCCTGTCCGTGGTCGAAGGAGTCTCAACGGAAAAATTAGCTCTGCTCGCCGACAAAACGATCGAAAGATCGTCGCAATACGAACTAGCGGCCATTGCGCCCCACGTTAAGGAGGAAGCCCGACCACGTGACCCCGGTCCAAGCTTGGAAATAGCTGAGCTTACCAAGCGAATAGCTCAACTCGAAGCATTAGTCCGCGACACCCACAGAGGACGACGACCGGAACGCAACAAATTCCGAAGATATAGTTCGAAGTCAAGGAGTCGAACTAGAGACGACGGACTATGCTATTTCCACGGGAAGTTCGGCGAGAACTCGTGGAAATGCAGACAACCCTGCCAATGGAAAGGACCCGATAAAAGGAAGAGTCAGGGAAACTAA